DNA from Denticeps clupeoides chromosome 7, fDenClu1.1, whole genome shotgun sequence:
AGAGAGAAGGCCGCTCTCGTTTTAAAAAGCCTCTGAAGGACCTCCGCACCTTTTTGGTTGGATGTCCAGCTGCTTTTTTGGAGTGGGCTGCCCTGCTCTGCGCCTGGCTGGGCAGCTTACCGGGCGTCGACAGCAGTCTCTGAAAAgacatatagaaaaaaaaaataaaaacgccaTCAGAAGCTCCCATAAAAATGTCGGGTTTACGGAGGGCAGCTGTACCTGCAGCTTGACGTGATTGGTCGCTTTGCCCTGCGTGGAACCCGGGCCCGGGGTCTCTGCGTTGTGATTGGTCAGGGCTATCAGGAAATGGTTCCCGTTGCTGTCCTTCACCAGGGTGTGTGCAGGGTGGTTCTTCAGGATGTCCAATGGGAAAGCGGGGGCGGAGCCTGACTGCTGATTGGTAAACACCTGAGACGCCGCGGGAAAGACACAGTTAGGAAAAGTACATTTCTGGTTTCATCATGGACTTCTTGACTGGCCAAAGAAGTCCATGCAGAAGTCCAAATGATCAGACCTGCTGAGAAGGTAACTGCTGCTGAGCTTCCGGCTGTGGAGGCTGCAGAACCTTCTGCGgctgcttcttcttcctctgatGTGCACGTCTCTGGAGGTTCTGCTGGTTCTGCTGCAGAACTGtctgctgctcctgcttttGCTGATTGGCCAGTTGAAGCTCCTTCTCCCGCTGTGCCTGCTGGAGCCTCAGGATCTCCAGCTGCATCTGCATGGACTTTGTCTGGGCCTTCGGCTGTGGAGGCATCGGCACGACCGCCTTGACGCCGTCCTCAGCCTCGTCCATCACCTCCTCCTTGATGGTGATCCGGACCGCCTCCACCGGCGAGACGCAGCAGCGGGGCACGTCGGGCGGCTCCTCCTTCACCGCGACGTGGTCTGTGGGCCGGTCCCCGCGGCCCTGCTGCAGCTGCGAGCGCAGGGTCTCCACCAGACGCTGCTTCTGCAGCAGCATGCGCGTCAGCTCCTCGATCTGCTTGTCCTTCTCCTGCAGCATCAGGTCCTTGTCGGTGAGGGTGGAGCTCAGCCGGGAGAAGCGGCAGGAGGCGGCGGCTGGCCCGGAGAGCTCCTCCTTCACCATGGAGGGgtgctggggagagggctgcaGCGTGAGCTGAGTCAGGGGGGAGGTCACCTTCAGGAGAAGAACGTTCCAGAAGATCACTTACTTATTACTTCATCACCTCGATAAATGCTTATATTGGTTTTTATTGATCACTTTTTGCCTGTTTGGTGTGAATTAAACGTACGGAGGGCCGTACCATCTCCCCGAAAGCGTCCCCGTTACAGCTGGCCTCATCTGGACTCATCCCCGCCCCCGAGCGATCGGAGGTCGCGGGCGAGACCGGCGGAGAGGAGGAGCCCCCAAAATGCATCACGTGTGCTGGGGCCCCTCCCCCTGGGACAGTGGTAGCAAATGGGAAAGTTGCCACCACCACGCCAGCGTCTGGTGGCTGGTGAACGACGGGCACTCCGCCCGCGGCGGGCTGGGTGGTGGCGCCGCCCTTCTGGGTCCCGTGGGGCTCCTGCAAGCTCCTCAGACGCTCGATGAGGTCGTTCTTGGTGCCGGAGACGGGCAGGCCTCGCAGCTTGAGCTCGTGTTTGAGCTCGGCCACCTGTCGGGACACGCAGACACACCCATCACCTTCACCCGGCTCCACGCGCGGCCGCAGTACGGAACAGACACCGCAAATCCGCACGAGTGCGGCGGCCAGAGCGTCCAGAGGCCGTACTGGTGCTCAGAATGAACTTAACACGTACATCTTCTACAGGTcacagcagataccttcagCTCATCCAGGTTAGGAGGCAACAGCCCAGGATGGATGCCCGGTCTGCTGGGGCCGCTCTGATTGGACAAGGCTGATGTGGCCGTGGGGGTCGTTCTGGAGGGGGAGGGACCGTTGGTTGGAGCAGGCTGTTGCTCTGCCGGGGGTCTGAAGAGTCATacatgaccacaaagtcacaagcaTATAACAtgtggtgctagtagcctggtgtgaatcacactcgcctatgagcgacccagaagacccaggttcaaaccccacttcctaccatcgtgtctccagggggggactgtccctgtaactactgactgtatgtgtAAATAACTGCACACTCACTTGGGTGGAGCAGGCAGGATGGTGTGGTAGTTgtagtgctgctgctgctggctgatgatctgcagctgcaggaagagctgctgctggtgcAGGATCTTGGCGTAGGCGGAGTCCAGCTGCGGCGGCGGCTCTCGCTCCGCCTTCTGGTCCGGTGGGATGTACTGGTGGTACTTCAGCTTCTTCACTTTGGGCTTACTGTCTTTGGACTTCTTGGCTCTCTGCACAGACCGTTCTGATGTGGACTTGGCCTGCGTCTGTTAACGTTATAAATTATGACCGCAgcatattgaaaaaaacaaaaaaaaacaactgatttTTGGTATTAGAAAATTGAGATGGTGATTATCAATAACCTTTATAAGTGCAGGGCTCGGCTTCTGTGCTGCAGTCCCATTGGACACATTCAGTGATGGGGAGGGGACAGAagtggagggtggaggaggtggaggcggCGGTGGGGGCGGGACGTTGGAGATGACCTGCAGGAAGGCGGAGTCATTAGTGGGCTGCAGAGGTGACCattccagttcaaatcccaattttTAGTGTTTCAGGGAATTCTTCAACAAATCGCCTTATAATACAAATACTGAACAGATATGAACAGATGAAGAAGAGTCAGACCATCCTACGTCATCATGGTTCTTGGAATTACTGATCAGGGGAGGAAAGAACCTTTTTTTAGCTGCATAACATGGtgataaaaaaacagacctgTGCTGGAGAGGTGCCGCAAAAGGCTAGAGCTTCAGTTGGGGATGATAGAGGGGCGGAGCCCAGCGGCGAGTCTTGACTGATGGCCTGGTCCGGAGAGAGAGCATCACTGCTGTCCTCGTCAAACGATGAGTTCTCCACCCCGATGGCCACTTTAGGGAACTCTGTTTctgagaaagagtgtgtgtgtgtgtgtgtgtgtgtgtgtgtgtaaataccaTTAGCGTAGGTGTGCTTACTGTCAGAACTGTAGGGTTAAGCGTCATTAATCCCCAATCGGTAAGATGATGAACGGCTCCCTCACTGCTATACAAACACACGCCCCACATTTTTACTCTGCCCTGAtcttaatgtgtgtttgtgtgtgtgtgtgtgtgtgtgtgtgtgtgtttttgtttggatGCTCTACTGAAAGCAGTCAAGACGGCGTGTTTACGACAGAGTAAAGCAGCCTGGTGCATTTAAGAGTCTGTTTGATGGTGTTGCGGGTGCAGCACAGGAGGGAAGTTTAATCAGGAGGTCATTACGCTGCactgatgatgattatgatgatgatgaggagctGGGCATAAACTACATCTGGGATTCTGACTCTACAAAACTTAGAAGTTTGCCCTGCACCTTAACCTCGAAGTAACGACTAGCAACAATTcctcattttattatttttattttcattgcgCATCTTAGTGTATAAACAAGTATTCACAAGTAGTGTATTTCTCACAACTGATGCAGCAATCTAGACCACCTTTAACTCCGCCCACTGGAGCAGGCAGGCGAAGGGGTCCAGCAATCTAGACCACCTTTAACTCCGCCCACTGGAGCAGGCAGGCGAAGAGGTCCAGCATTCTAGACCACCTTTAACTCCGCCCACTGGAGCAGGCAGGCGAAGGGGTCCAGCATTCTAGACCACCTTTAACTCCGCCCACTGGAGCAGGTAGATGTTTGAACAGGTATGATGTATTTGATGTGAAGGTACCTATGATGGCCTGTTTGATGCTGCTGTGGATTGGCAGGATGTTCTTGTGGATCAGGTCCATGGGTCCGGGCCGGTGCGAGATTTTGTCGTTCAGGTCGTCAGCCAGCCGCGCCCGCTTCAGCTGGAGCTGTTTAGCCTGAAGGGAGGGTTCTGCTGACGTCTCTGTGGATTAACACAAGACGCCCGGATGCCATGAATAAGATCTGCAGAACGTCAGTGGATACAGAGACGTGATTTTCTACAATCTCATTTTAAAAACGGACCCTCTAGAATGTGCATCCTAACCAGCTCCGCCCGCTCCGGCCGACTGCGTATCTTCCTCTTCAGGTAGTCTTCGGTCTGCGGGAGAGAAGCAGGGAGAGATGCGGGTCACGTGAATGACGGGCGGGGCTGGAGGAGGTGTTAATGCGGCCCGTTGGAACACTCACCCGAGCTCGCTCTAAACTCCGTCTCTGTTCATGGAAGGCTGCCGGGCTTTTCAACGCTGAAATGCAACGAGAAGAACATGAAGACCAACATCTGAACCGTAAAAAGCAACGTACCACCACTCCATACCAGTTCATTCAGATATAACATTTCATGAGAAGATAAGGAGACGTTAAGTTTTAAATAATCTACTCGCAACGGCTCGGCGTACTCTGCTGCTATCGCGTGGAACCGGATTATACGGTTAAACACGCTAACCGTTGAGTGGATCGTTACATGTTACAGGAAAAAGGTGCGAGTGATGGGTGAACACACGGTTCAATGTACACGTGCATCACACCTGGATTCTCTTATCAAGGTCCCTGAAGATGCGAAGAACTTCCTGTGGAACAGGgtggctggtagtggcctagcgggaaacacacttgcctgtgaaccagaagacccaggttcaaaccccacttcctaccatcgtgtccctgagtgtctccggggggggactgtcactgtaactactgactgtaaggcgctctggataagggcgtctggtaaatgatgtaaatgtggtctaagaaatcagattttttaaaaataaacttcaCCCAGAATATATTAGCACCCGCCCGCTCCCCCTTTCTAAATTGCGCACGTGCCGGATTATTTACTGGAGAAGTATCTGCTGGAAGAAGTTGTACACCCACGCCGCGGCACAGCTCTATTTTCACCAGTGCTGAGGTTTCATTTGCGGCGTCTCATTGTGTTGCAGGACAAGCTCATGAATTTAATTTGCTTTGGCCTCAATGCATCTCAAAAAGCCTGTAGAGCGAATTATAGAAATGCAAATGCGGAGACGGCTTCCTGGGGGGGGACACAGCAGAGGAAAAGCGGAAAGCGGGGCTTCTGTAGAACGTGCAGAAATTCATTCACAAGCCTTCCACGCCAGGACAACGCCAGCGACTAAAACCTCGGCAGGAGACTCTGATCCACCAAATATTGGTGTCAGGGgagctaaaaataaaagcagcgTCTCTACGCGGCGGGAAGCTGATCATCTGGGTGCTGGAGACACAAGTTTCCACGAGTGGAACGAgcgtgcaagtgtgtgtgtaaacagaatGCATGTAGTGAATGAGAACGGGGGGGGGTGTAAAtaattgagagagagagagtgtgtgtgtgtgtgtgtgtgtctgagtgtgtgtctgtgtgttgcgTGACCCCCCCAGGTCTCAGTGCCGGTGGTCAGACTGACAGTGGAGTGAAGCTTCAGTTCACCtcagtgtgcacacacacacacacacacacacacacacagctgttcaCTTCAGGGcacttcacacacaccacacactctcgGTGGGGCCAAGCACTGGAAGGGCGGAGTTAGgagtcgccatggcaacagtgcGCTGGCAGTGAAAAAGGCACGTTTTTCTGCAGTCGGCCACGTCGTCTCTGATCTTCACCGCGTTCTCTGGCGCCACCTGGCGGACGGACAAAGAGCT
Protein-coding regions in this window:
- the LOC114794094 gene encoding myocardin-related transcription factor A-like isoform X2 codes for the protein MDAPAEEEPTPCNIAQPAGPGSAPSPQSDAVTNELQELSLQPVPNLLPIHERKNVLQLKLQQRRTREELVSQGIMPPLKSPAAFHEQRRSLERARTEDYLKRKIRSRPERAELVRMHILEETSAEPSLQAKQLQLKRARLADDLNDKISHRPGPMDLIHKNILPIHSSIKQAIIETEFPKVAIGVENSSFDEDSSDALSPDQAISQDSPLGSAPLSSPTEALAFCGTSPAQVISNVPPPPPPPPPPPSTSVPSPSLNVSNGTAAQKPSPALIKTQAKSTSERSVQRAKKSKDSKPKVKKLKYHQYIPPDQKAEREPPPQLDSAYAKILHQQQLFLQLQIISQQQQHYNYHTILPAPPKPPAEQQPAPTNGPSPSRTTPTATSALSNQSGPSRPGIHPGLLPPNLDELKVAELKHELKLRGLPVSGTKNDLIERLRSLQEPHGTQKGGATTQPAAGGVPVVHQPPDAGVVVATFPFATTVPGGGAPAHVMHFGGSSSPPVSPATSDRSGAGMSPDEASCNGDAFGEMVTSPLTQLTLQPSPQHPSMVKEELSGPAAASCRFSRLSSTLTDKDLMLQEKDKQIEELTRMLLQKQRLVETLRSQLQQGRGDRPTDHVAVKEEPPDVPRCCVSPVEAVRITIKEEVMDEAEDGVKAVVPMPPQPKAQTKSMQMQLEILRLQQAQREKELQLANQQKQEQQTVLQQNQQNLQRRAHQRKKKQPQKVLQPPQPEAQQQLPSQQVFTNQQSGSAPAFPLDILKNHPAHTLVKDSNGNHFLIALTNHNAETPGPGSTQGKATNHVKLQRLLSTPGKLPSQAQSRAAHSKKAAGHPTKKGQKTGLHLPANHIQAAPTSISAPPTLQPFFPSTESTSSTNPTPSSPSQAGNVCPDLDQNVLFTPPSPKDSPGSPRGKENGSTQHMDDLFDILIQTGEIADPDPALSRLRPNTPPDPAAFSLSPPTPPESNTPAQPSDPQTSTQEVASGSEAVMGSGRLEDFLETTTGKPLLGVEPGGPPTLIDDLHSEMLSTSSILDHPPSPMDTFEAGYSPLPPAPGLDFGDPILDSMDWLDITMGGGGSEVPGVTGLSSHAPPSLFSTDFLDGPDLQLQWDSCL
- the LOC114794094 gene encoding myocardin-related transcription factor A-like isoform X1 yields the protein MDAPAEEEPTPCNIAQPAGPGSAPSPQSDAVTNELQELSLQPVPNLLPIHERKNVLQLKLQQRRTREELVSQGIMPPLKSPAAFHEQRRSLERARTEDYLKRKIRSRPERAELVRMHILEETSAEPSLQAKQLQLKRARLADDLNDKISHRPGPMDLIHKNILPIHSSIKQAIIETEFPKVAIGVENSSFDEDSSDALSPDQAISQDSPLGSAPLSSPTEALAFCGTSPAQVISNVPPPPPPPPPPPSTSVPSPSLNVSNGTAAQKPSPALIKTQAKSTSERSVQRAKKSKDSKPKVKKLKYHQYIPPDQKAEREPPPQLDSAYAKILHQQQLFLQLQIISQQQQHYNYHTILPAPPKPPAEQQPAPTNGPSPSRTTPTATSALSNQSGPSRPGIHPGLLPPNLDELKVAELKHELKLRGLPVSGTKNDLIERLRSLQEPHGTQKGGATTQPAAGGVPVVHQPPDAGVVVATFPFATTVPGGGAPAHVMHFGGSSSPPVSPATSDRSGAGMSPDEASCNGDAFGEMVRPSVTSPLTQLTLQPSPQHPSMVKEELSGPAAASCRFSRLSSTLTDKDLMLQEKDKQIEELTRMLLQKQRLVETLRSQLQQGRGDRPTDHVAVKEEPPDVPRCCVSPVEAVRITIKEEVMDEAEDGVKAVVPMPPQPKAQTKSMQMQLEILRLQQAQREKELQLANQQKQEQQTVLQQNQQNLQRRAHQRKKKQPQKVLQPPQPEAQQQLPSQQVFTNQQSGSAPAFPLDILKNHPAHTLVKDSNGNHFLIALTNHNAETPGPGSTQGKATNHVKLQRLLSTPGKLPSQAQSRAAHSKKAAGHPTKKGQKTGLHLPANHIQAAPTSISAPPTLQPFFPSTESTSSTNPTPSSPSQAGNVCPDLDQNVLFTPPSPKDSPGSPRGKENGSTQHMDDLFDILIQTGEIADPDPALSRLRPNTPPDPAAFSLSPPTPPESNTPAQPSDPQTSTQEVASGSEAVMGSGRLEDFLETTTGKPLLGVEPGGPPTLIDDLHSEMLSTSSILDHPPSPMDTFEAGYSPLPPAPGLDFGDPILDSMDWLDITMGGGGSEVPGVTGLSSHAPPSLFSTDFLDGPDLQLQWDSCL
- the LOC114794094 gene encoding myocardin-related transcription factor A-like isoform X3; translated protein: MLDTNPCLRLDPASFGPPPIGSGMEKPGGQLGSERHACQSLREVLQLKLQQRRTREELVSQGIMPPLKSPAAFHEQRRSLERARTEDYLKRKIRSRPERAELVRMHILEETSAEPSLQAKQLQLKRARLADDLNDKISHRPGPMDLIHKNILPIHSSIKQAIIETEFPKVAIGVENSSFDEDSSDALSPDQAISQDSPLGSAPLSSPTEALAFCGTSPAQVISNVPPPPPPPPPPPSTSVPSPSLNVSNGTAAQKPSPALIKTQAKSTSERSVQRAKKSKDSKPKVKKLKYHQYIPPDQKAEREPPPQLDSAYAKILHQQQLFLQLQIISQQQQHYNYHTILPAPPKPPAEQQPAPTNGPSPSRTTPTATSALSNQSGPSRPGIHPGLLPPNLDELKVAELKHELKLRGLPVSGTKNDLIERLRSLQEPHGTQKGGATTQPAAGGVPVVHQPPDAGVVVATFPFATTVPGGGAPAHVMHFGGSSSPPVSPATSDRSGAGMSPDEASCNGDAFGEMVRPSVTSPLTQLTLQPSPQHPSMVKEELSGPAAASCRFSRLSSTLTDKDLMLQEKDKQIEELTRMLLQKQRLVETLRSQLQQGRGDRPTDHVAVKEEPPDVPRCCVSPVEAVRITIKEEVMDEAEDGVKAVVPMPPQPKAQTKSMQMQLEILRLQQAQREKELQLANQQKQEQQTVLQQNQQNLQRRAHQRKKKQPQKVLQPPQPEAQQQLPSQQVFTNQQSGSAPAFPLDILKNHPAHTLVKDSNGNHFLIALTNHNAETPGPGSTQGKATNHVKLQRLLSTPGKLPSQAQSRAAHSKKAAGHPTKKGQKTGLHLPANHIQAAPTSISAPPTLQPFFPSTESTSSTNPTPSSPSQAGNVCPDLDQNVLFTPPSPKDSPGSPRGKENGSTQHMDDLFDILIQTGEIADPDPALSRLRPNTPPDPAAFSLSPPTPPESNTPAQPSDPQTSTQEVASGSEAVMGSGRLEDFLETTTGKPLLGVEPGGPPTLIDDLHSEMLSTSSILDHPPSPMDTFEAGYSPLPPAPGLDFGDPILDSMDWLDITMGGGGSEVPGVTGLSSHAPPSLFSTDFLDGPDLQLQWDSCL
- the LOC114794094 gene encoding myocardin-related transcription factor A-like isoform X5, producing MLDTNPCLRLDPASFGPPPIGSGMEKPGGQLGSERHACQSLREVLQLKLQQRRTREELVSQGIMPPLKSPAAFHEQRRSLERARTEDYLKRKIRSRPERAELVRMHILEETSAEPSLQAKQLQLKRARLADDLNDKISHRPGPMDLIHKNILPIHSSIKQAIIETEFPKVAIGVENSSFDEDSSDALSPDQAISQDSPLGSAPLSSPTEALAFCGTSPAQVISNVPPPPPPPPPPPSTSVPSPSLNVSNGTAAQKPSPALIKTQAKSTSERSVQRAKKSKDSKPKVKKLKYHQYIPPDQKAEREPPPQLDSAYAKILHQQQLFLQLQIISQQQQHYNYHTILPAPPKPPAEQQPAPTNGPSPSRTTPTATSALSNQSGPSRPGIHPGLLPPNLDELKVAELKHELKLRGLPVSGTKNDLIERLRSLQEPHGTQKGGATTQPAAGGVPVVHQPPDAGVVVATFPFATTVPGGGAPAHVMHFGGSSSPPVSPATSDRSGAGMSPDEASCNGDAFGEMVTSPLTQLTLQPSPQHPSMVKEELSGPAAASCRFSRLSSTLTDKDLMLQEKDKQIEELTRMLLQKQRLVETLRSQLQQGRGDRPTDHVAVKEEPPDVPRCCVSPVEAVRITIKEEVMDEAEDGVKAVVPMPPQPKAQTKSMQMQLEILRLQQAQREKELQLANQQKQEQQTVLQQNQQNLQRRAHQRKKKQPQKVLQPPQPEAQQQLPSQQVFTNQQSGSAPAFPLDILKNHPAHTLVKDSNGNHFLIALTNHNAETPGPGSTQGKATNHVKLQRLLSTPGKLPSQAQSRAAHSKKAAGHPTKKGQKTGLHLPANHIQAAPTSISAPPTLQPFFPSTESTSSTNPTPSSPSQAGNVCPDLDQNVLFTPPSPKDSPGSPRGKENGSTQHMDDLFDILIQTGEIADPDPALSRLRPNTPPDPAAFSLSPPTPPESNTPAQPSDPQTSTQEVASGSEAVMGSGRLEDFLETTTGKPLLGVEPGGPPTLIDDLHSEMLSTSSILDHPPSPMDTFEAGYSPLPPAPGLDFGDPILDSMDWLDITMGGGGSEVPGVTGLSSHAPPSLFSTDFLDGPDLQLQWDSCL
- the LOC114794094 gene encoding myocardin-related transcription factor A-like isoform X4, with the translated sequence MPPLKSPAAFHEQRRSLERARTEDYLKRKIRSRPERAELVRMHILEETSAEPSLQAKQLQLKRARLADDLNDKISHRPGPMDLIHKNILPIHSSIKQAIIETEFPKVAIGVENSSFDEDSSDALSPDQAISQDSPLGSAPLSSPTEALAFCGTSPAQVISNVPPPPPPPPPPPSTSVPSPSLNVSNGTAAQKPSPALIKTQAKSTSERSVQRAKKSKDSKPKVKKLKYHQYIPPDQKAEREPPPQLDSAYAKILHQQQLFLQLQIISQQQQHYNYHTILPAPPKPPAEQQPAPTNGPSPSRTTPTATSALSNQSGPSRPGIHPGLLPPNLDELKVAELKHELKLRGLPVSGTKNDLIERLRSLQEPHGTQKGGATTQPAAGGVPVVHQPPDAGVVVATFPFATTVPGGGAPAHVMHFGGSSSPPVSPATSDRSGAGMSPDEASCNGDAFGEMVRPSVTSPLTQLTLQPSPQHPSMVKEELSGPAAASCRFSRLSSTLTDKDLMLQEKDKQIEELTRMLLQKQRLVETLRSQLQQGRGDRPTDHVAVKEEPPDVPRCCVSPVEAVRITIKEEVMDEAEDGVKAVVPMPPQPKAQTKSMQMQLEILRLQQAQREKELQLANQQKQEQQTVLQQNQQNLQRRAHQRKKKQPQKVLQPPQPEAQQQLPSQQVFTNQQSGSAPAFPLDILKNHPAHTLVKDSNGNHFLIALTNHNAETPGPGSTQGKATNHVKLQRLLSTPGKLPSQAQSRAAHSKKAAGHPTKKGQKTGLHLPANHIQAAPTSISAPPTLQPFFPSTESTSSTNPTPSSPSQAGNVCPDLDQNVLFTPPSPKDSPGSPRGKENGSTQHMDDLFDILIQTGEIADPDPALSRLRPNTPPDPAAFSLSPPTPPESNTPAQPSDPQTSTQEVASGSEAVMGSGRLEDFLETTTGKPLLGVEPGGPPTLIDDLHSEMLSTSSILDHPPSPMDTFEAGYSPLPPAPGLDFGDPILDSMDWLDITMGGGGSEVPGVTGLSSHAPPSLFSTDFLDGPDLQLQWDSCL